A DNA window from Candidatus Binatia bacterium contains the following coding sequences:
- a CDS encoding peptidylprolyl isomerase — protein MAGSAFFALSQWLGGNAASAPPAAARQIDVNAARIHGMVRDYTLANHASVSEADIRALIRNFVDEEILFREAVASGFEQADRSIAYRLEQKMRFLGEDRGESDDELYRRALAMGLHLTDPIVRNILIEKIRLVVGRATPPPTDAELESWYQAHLGLYQQAGRISLRQVFFDRGRRGADGARDAAEKAAALAQGHGEEVASSLGGDPFVMGSSLDAQRRDDLTKYFGAAFADAALALPADAWSEPIASPYGWHVVFIRKRFDARTPELAEVRSRAETACQTERREQRVVAYLDKLRSQYTVRIDEDAVRREVGHGPDDIGRS, from the coding sequence GTGGCCGGATCGGCGTTTTTCGCGCTGTCCCAGTGGCTCGGCGGCAATGCGGCATCGGCCCCTCCTGCGGCAGCCCGCCAGATCGACGTCAACGCGGCGCGCATTCACGGAATGGTGCGCGACTACACGCTGGCCAACCACGCCAGCGTCAGCGAAGCGGACATTCGCGCGCTGATCCGCAACTTCGTCGATGAGGAGATCCTGTTTCGCGAGGCCGTCGCCAGCGGTTTCGAGCAGGCGGATCGCTCGATCGCCTACCGCCTCGAGCAGAAGATGCGTTTTCTCGGCGAGGACCGCGGCGAGAGCGACGACGAGCTGTATCGTCGCGCGCTCGCGATGGGACTGCACCTGACCGACCCGATCGTGCGCAACATCCTGATCGAAAAGATCCGCCTCGTCGTCGGTCGCGCGACGCCGCCGCCGACCGATGCCGAGCTCGAGTCGTGGTATCAGGCCCATCTCGGTTTATACCAGCAAGCCGGCCGCATCAGCCTGAGGCAGGTGTTCTTCGACCGCGGACGTCGCGGCGCCGACGGTGCCCGCGACGCAGCGGAGAAGGCGGCGGCGCTGGCGCAAGGGCACGGCGAGGAGGTGGCGTCGTCGCTCGGCGGGGATCCGTTCGTGATGGGCTCTTCGCTCGACGCGCAGAGGCGCGACGACCTGACCAAGTATTTCGGCGCCGCGTTTGCCGACGCGGCGCTCGCGCTGCCTGCCGACGCATGGTCGGAGCCGATCGCGTCGCCGTACGGCTGGCACGTCGTGTTCATCCGCAAGCGCTTCGATGCGCGCACGCCCGAGCTCGCCGAAGTGCGCTCGCGTGCGGAAACCGCCTGCCAGACCGAAAGACGCGAGCAGAGGGTCGTCGCGTACCTCGACAAATTGCGCAGCCAGTACACCGTTCGCATCGACGAGGACGCCGTGCGGCGAGAGGTGGGCCATGGCCCCGATGACATCGGCCGAAGCTGA
- a CDS encoding DUF3604 domain-containing protein codes for MGGTIKTGPVGRRALVTFGAVTVMFGAAASSAFADPPPPPAKDWTRTEAHADCDNYYPLRHPFFGDTHVHTKYSADAVLARTRNTPYDAYNFALGTQVGLPPYDASNNPGRFATIETPLDFTAITDHSEGFGEAKICLNPGYDGYNAQTCQDLRATFSRDYHPTNPLPKAFVTFFTALTTEFPSRDPNICGAAPDYQDCRTEATNVWGDIQTAAEQFYDRSNACSFTTFVAYEWSGNTFGNNLHRNVIFRNAEVPVLPTSYYEQNTAEGLWTQLQLQCKDSSTNCDVLAIPHNSNIANDQMFSKFDVTGMTKITAQQAALRASMEPIMELTQVKGDSECRDGVVGTTDELCNFEKLSRQQLTTEVPTWDPTKFKSTAYARGALKLGLQIEASLGVNPFALGFIGATDTHNGVPGATSEIDYGKIGFSGVADSEPAFILAEATPPSKIQANGGGLSVVWAEENSRDAIFAAMKRKETYSTSGTRPIVRSFAGRYPLDMCGNADFVANGYDKGVPMGGDIGPVRGKLSPRFAIMANMDPGATARPGTPLQHAQIIKGWIDSATEQTSEKVYEVAGDPSNGADVDLATCNETNANKGFATLCSVWEDPDFDATQNAFYYLRVLEDPVCRWSHRLCTELKTCSVLLQSCHADPTRTCATNDDCVREDPNNNYADVPVGPCDTAYPALCEINADCTAKSAGTCGTTPAVDCSNPSSVPPGATECCDPQIPQTIQERAVASPIWYHPGRVGMTKGRVQFGKTAGEDKLQITAIIPKSPPELDPATNALTLTISDDTTAWTVTLPAATMTVKKPGASYSYKDKTGANSGLTGLSIKISKGFATLKIKGLTDLSSIAKASQALTFELTSGTYDSSVKSDWTFADPKLSLTF; via the coding sequence ATGGGCGGGACCATCAAGACCGGGCCGGTCGGCCGCAGGGCGCTTGTCACTTTCGGGGCAGTGACGGTGATGTTCGGGGCGGCCGCGTCCTCGGCGTTCGCCGATCCGCCTCCTCCGCCCGCCAAGGACTGGACGCGCACCGAGGCCCACGCCGACTGCGACAACTACTACCCGCTGCGCCACCCGTTCTTCGGCGACACCCACGTCCACACCAAGTACTCGGCCGATGCGGTGCTCGCGCGCACGCGCAACACTCCGTACGACGCCTACAATTTCGCGCTCGGGACTCAGGTGGGACTGCCGCCCTACGACGCGTCGAACAACCCCGGGCGCTTCGCGACGATCGAAACTCCGCTCGACTTCACCGCGATCACCGATCACTCCGAGGGTTTCGGCGAAGCCAAGATCTGTCTCAACCCCGGGTACGACGGCTACAACGCGCAAACCTGCCAGGACCTGCGCGCGACGTTTTCTCGCGACTACCATCCGACCAATCCGTTGCCGAAAGCCTTCGTCACCTTCTTCACGGCGCTGACGACGGAGTTTCCCTCGCGCGACCCGAACATCTGCGGAGCGGCTCCGGACTACCAGGACTGCCGTACCGAGGCGACGAACGTCTGGGGCGACATCCAGACGGCGGCCGAGCAGTTCTACGATCGCAGCAACGCGTGCTCGTTCACGACCTTCGTCGCCTACGAGTGGAGCGGCAACACCTTCGGCAACAACCTCCACCGCAACGTGATCTTCCGCAACGCCGAAGTGCCTGTCCTGCCGACCAGCTACTACGAGCAGAACACCGCCGAAGGCCTGTGGACGCAGCTCCAGTTGCAGTGCAAGGATTCGTCGACCAACTGCGACGTGCTCGCCATTCCGCACAACTCGAACATCGCCAATGACCAGATGTTCTCGAAGTTCGACGTGACGGGAATGACGAAGATCACGGCGCAGCAAGCGGCGCTGCGTGCATCGATGGAGCCGATCATGGAGCTGACCCAGGTCAAGGGCGACTCCGAGTGCCGTGACGGCGTCGTCGGCACGACCGACGAGCTCTGCAACTTCGAGAAGCTTTCCCGCCAGCAGCTCACGACGGAGGTGCCGACCTGGGATCCGACCAAATTCAAGTCCACCGCCTATGCGCGCGGTGCACTGAAGCTCGGACTGCAGATCGAAGCGTCGCTCGGCGTCAATCCGTTCGCGCTCGGTTTCATCGGGGCTACCGACACGCACAACGGCGTTCCCGGCGCGACGAGCGAGATCGACTACGGCAAGATCGGTTTCAGCGGCGTCGCCGATTCGGAGCCGGCCTTCATCCTCGCCGAAGCGACCCCTCCTTCGAAGATCCAGGCCAACGGCGGTGGACTTTCGGTGGTATGGGCCGAAGAAAATTCCCGTGACGCGATCTTCGCGGCGATGAAGCGCAAGGAGACGTACTCGACGAGCGGCACGCGACCGATCGTGCGCTCATTCGCCGGTCGCTATCCGCTCGACATGTGCGGCAATGCCGATTTCGTCGCCAACGGCTACGACAAGGGTGTGCCGATGGGCGGCGACATCGGGCCGGTACGCGGCAAGCTGTCGCCGCGCTTTGCAATCATGGCCAACATGGATCCGGGCGCGACGGCGAGGCCGGGAACCCCGCTGCAGCATGCGCAGATCATCAAGGGGTGGATCGACAGCGCGACCGAGCAGACCTCCGAGAAGGTCTACGAAGTCGCCGGCGACCCGAGCAACGGTGCGGACGTCGATCTCGCGACCTGCAACGAAACCAACGCGAACAAGGGTTTCGCCACGCTGTGCTCGGTGTGGGAAGACCCCGACTTCGATGCGACGCAGAATGCGTTCTACTACCTGCGCGTGCTCGAGGATCCGGTCTGCCGCTGGAGCCACCGGCTGTGCACCGAGCTGAAGACCTGCTCGGTGCTGCTGCAATCCTGCCACGCCGACCCGACTCGCACCTGCGCGACGAACGACGACTGCGTGCGCGAAGATCCGAACAACAACTATGCGGATGTCCCGGTTGGTCCCTGCGACACGGCGTATCCGGCGCTGTGTGAAATCAACGCAGACTGTACTGCCAAATCCGCCGGCACCTGCGGTACGACACCGGCGGTCGACTGCTCCAATCCGTCGTCGGTTCCGCCGGGCGCCACCGAGTGCTGCGATCCGCAGATCCCGCAGACGATCCAGGAACGCGCCGTTGCTTCCCCGATCTGGTACCACCCGGGCCGCGTCGGCATGACCAAGGGCCGCGTCCAGTTCGGCAAGACCGCGGGAGAGGACAAGCTGCAGATCACGGCGATCATTCCGAAGTCGCCGCCCGAGCTCGACCCGGCAACCAACGCGCTGACGCTGACGATCAGCGACGACACCACGGCGTGGACGGTGACGCTGCCGGCCGCAACGATGACAGTGAAGAAGCCGGGCGCGTCGTACTCGTACAAGGACAAGACCGGCGCGAACTCGGGCCTGACGGGCCTGTCGATCAAGATCTCGAAGGGCTTCGCGACACTGAAGATCAAGGGACTGACCGACCTTTCGTCGATCGCCAAGGCGAGCCAGGCATTGACGTTCGAGCTGACGTCGGGCACTTACGATTCGTCGGTCAAATCGGACTGGACCTTTGCCGATCCGAAGCTGTCGCTGACGTTCTGA
- a CDS encoding TetR/AcrR family transcriptional regulator, which yields MAEAYLNLLDGGDLRPTAKAIAAEAGVSERAVFRHFQDMETLHSEAAALQIQRVSREIPDPAPTSGRLVERASQLAIRWCALNERVTPVRRVALLHEPFAPEVARRLAWIRGIASTEIEQTFLPELDAMSQEARRRKVAALAVCVAWETWSEIRQRQQLDIDAARETVTSMLVCMFAPAVA from the coding sequence GTGGCCGAGGCCTACCTCAACCTCCTCGACGGAGGCGACCTGCGCCCCACTGCCAAGGCCATCGCCGCCGAGGCCGGTGTCTCCGAGCGCGCAGTCTTTCGCCACTTCCAGGACATGGAGACGCTTCACAGCGAGGCCGCTGCGCTGCAGATCCAGCGCGTCTCGCGCGAGATCCCCGATCCCGCGCCGACATCCGGCCGCTTGGTGGAAAGGGCATCCCAGCTCGCGATCCGCTGGTGCGCGCTCAACGAGCGAGTCACCCCGGTGCGACGCGTGGCGCTGCTCCACGAGCCTTTCGCTCCCGAGGTCGCACGACGCCTTGCATGGATACGCGGGATCGCCAGCACCGAGATCGAACAGACGTTTCTTCCCGAGCTCGACGCCATGAGCCAAGAGGCGCGGCGCCGAAAGGTCGCGGCGCTGGCCGTCTGCGTAGCGTGGGAAACGTGGAGCGAGATCCGCCAGCGCCAGCAGCTCGACATCGACGCGGCAAGGGAAACCGTGACGTCGATGCTGGTGTGCATGTTCGCTCCGGCAGTCGCCTGA
- a CDS encoding acyl-CoA dehydrogenase family protein — protein MDMSYTPEQIAFRDEVRRFIAGAMPPEIRHKAENGGHYEHAETMQWHRILHQKGWSAPHWPKEVGGAGWDSAQRHIFSEEMVRANAPSLSPFGLTMVGPLIIQFGTDEQKQRFLPKILSGEEVWCQGYSEPNSGSDLASLQLRAEKEGDDYILNGQKTWTSHAQYADWIFVLARTSAAGKQQEGISFLLADLKNTPGVEVKPFMTIGGTLAFSETWFDNARVPQANRVGPENQGWTMAKALLGHERTSIGGVAESSRLLNMVRRIARDTRVGGKTLMEDATFRRRLARLEIRLRTVGMANLRTLASAQLGHAPGPESSILKIAGTEVQQEITELAMDAMGHNAMGWYDSPTDAMPEYQLWMASNFNYLRASTIYGGSNEIQKNIISKMILGLPPS, from the coding sequence ATGGACATGTCGTACACGCCCGAGCAGATCGCGTTTCGCGACGAGGTGCGTCGCTTCATCGCGGGGGCGATGCCTCCCGAGATCCGGCACAAGGCCGAAAACGGCGGTCACTACGAGCACGCCGAGACGATGCAGTGGCATCGCATCCTGCACCAGAAAGGCTGGTCCGCGCCGCACTGGCCGAAGGAAGTGGGCGGCGCCGGCTGGGATTCGGCGCAGCGCCACATCTTCAGCGAAGAAATGGTTCGGGCCAACGCACCGAGCCTGTCGCCGTTCGGTCTTACGATGGTCGGCCCGCTGATCATCCAGTTCGGCACCGACGAGCAGAAACAGCGCTTTCTGCCGAAGATCCTCTCCGGTGAAGAAGTCTGGTGCCAGGGCTACAGCGAGCCGAACTCCGGCTCCGATCTGGCAAGCCTCCAGCTTCGCGCCGAAAAAGAAGGCGACGACTACATCCTGAACGGCCAGAAGACCTGGACCAGCCACGCGCAGTACGCCGACTGGATCTTCGTGCTCGCGCGCACCAGCGCCGCCGGCAAGCAGCAGGAAGGCATCTCGTTCCTGCTGGCCGATCTCAAGAACACGCCGGGCGTCGAAGTGAAGCCGTTCATGACGATCGGCGGCACGCTGGCGTTCTCGGAAACGTGGTTCGACAATGCGCGAGTGCCGCAGGCCAACCGCGTCGGTCCCGAGAACCAGGGATGGACGATGGCCAAGGCGCTGCTCGGCCACGAGCGCACGTCGATCGGCGGAGTGGCCGAATCGAGCCGCCTGCTGAACATGGTGCGCCGCATCGCGCGCGACACGCGTGTCGGCGGCAAGACGCTGATGGAAGACGCGACGTTTCGCCGGCGCCTTGCCCGGCTCGAGATCCGCCTTCGCACCGTCGGCATGGCCAACCTTCGCACGCTTGCTTCCGCGCAGCTCGGCCATGCGCCGGGGCCGGAGAGCTCGATTCTCAAGATCGCCGGCACCGAGGTGCAGCAGGAGATCACGGAGCTGGCGATGGACGCGATGGGCCACAACGCGATGGGCTGGTACGATTCGCCCACCGATGCGATGCCCGAGTACCAGCTCTGGATGGCGTCCAACTTCAACTACCTGCGCGCCTCGACGATCTACGGCGGCAGCAACGAGATCCAGAAGAACATCATCTCGAAGATGATCCTGGGGCTGCCGCCGAGCTGA
- a CDS encoding acyl-CoA dehydrogenase family protein, whose protein sequence is MNFELSEEQKMMVDAVRRFVDKDSPVTRFRQMRTTDVGYEPKVWKTMADNGWLAVAFPEAHGGYGGSFVDTSLILEQFGRGLVPEPYIASVVLAGGLLSRLGNDMQIEKFLAPMLEGRTTLAFAYAEKQSRYDATDCETTATKSGSGYTIRGEKVWVLNGHAADAIVVAARTSGGSRDADGLSLFVVDGDAPGLQRTRVHGMDGHSTALLRLDGVEVGADRLLGKEGKASEAVEWALDRGAAAAVAEAQGQLASLFTMTVDYLKQRKQFGRAIGSFQALQHRASDMFAEVELCKGMMILSAIRVDSADANERRAAISAAKVQLQQGGWYVQENSIQLFGGIAITDEQDVGLYFKRIRVLQALFGDADWHLGRYASLPGFDGAAR, encoded by the coding sequence ATGAATTTCGAGCTTAGTGAAGAACAGAAAATGATGGTCGACGCGGTACGCCGCTTCGTCGACAAGGACTCTCCTGTCACGCGCTTTCGCCAGATGCGCACGACGGACGTCGGCTACGAGCCGAAGGTCTGGAAGACGATGGCCGACAACGGCTGGCTGGCCGTCGCGTTTCCGGAAGCGCACGGCGGCTACGGCGGCAGCTTCGTCGATACGTCGCTCATTCTGGAACAGTTCGGCCGCGGGCTGGTGCCCGAGCCGTACATCGCATCGGTCGTGCTCGCCGGCGGGCTTCTTTCGCGCCTTGGCAACGACATGCAGATCGAGAAGTTTCTTGCGCCGATGCTCGAAGGACGCACGACGCTCGCGTTCGCGTACGCCGAGAAGCAGAGCCGCTACGACGCGACCGACTGCGAGACCACGGCGACAAAATCCGGCAGCGGCTATACGATCCGCGGCGAAAAAGTCTGGGTTCTGAACGGCCACGCCGCCGACGCGATCGTCGTCGCCGCGCGCACGTCCGGCGGCTCGCGCGATGCCGACGGGCTTTCGCTGTTCGTCGTCGATGGCGACGCGCCGGGTCTCCAGCGCACCCGCGTGCACGGAATGGACGGTCACTCGACCGCGCTTCTGCGTTTGGACGGAGTCGAAGTCGGCGCCGATCGCCTGCTCGGAAAGGAAGGCAAAGCATCCGAGGCGGTCGAGTGGGCGCTCGACCGCGGCGCCGCGGCGGCAGTAGCCGAAGCGCAGGGACAGCTCGCGTCGCTGTTCACGATGACCGTGGACTACTTAAAGCAGCGCAAGCAGTTCGGGCGCGCAATCGGCTCTTTCCAGGCCCTCCAGCACCGCGCCAGCGACATGTTCGCCGAGGTCGAGCTGTGCAAGGGCATGATGATCCTCTCCGCGATCCGCGTGGACTCGGCGGATGCGAACGAGCGGCGCGCAGCGATCTCCGCGGCCAAGGTGCAGCTCCAGCAGGGCGGCTGGTACGTGCAGGAAAACTCGATCCAGCTCTTCGGCGGCATCGCGATCACCGACGAGCAGGACGTGGGGCTGTACTTCAAGAGGATCCGCGTGCTGCAGGCGCTGTTCGGCGATGCCGATTGGCACCTTGGGCGATATGCGTCGCTGCCGGGGTTTGATGGGGCGGCGAGATGA
- a CDS encoding nucleotidyl transferase AbiEii/AbiGii toxin family protein: MNLLADVVAALAARGMQVAVIGATAMAAHGVARATTDVDLLLAEVEALKPHVWEDLRAGGAQVEIRRGEVDDPLTGVIRIRRDGESPIDVVIGNHPWQRRIVERAVRQKIHGTSAPVATRYDLILLKLYAGSPQDRWDIARLIDESSDPRLVGQVEQELTDLPAECAGIWQSIVESRN; encoded by the coding sequence ATGAACCTGCTTGCCGACGTGGTCGCCGCGCTGGCTGCGCGCGGCATGCAGGTAGCCGTCATCGGCGCCACGGCGATGGCCGCCCACGGTGTGGCGCGCGCAACGACGGATGTCGATCTGCTGCTGGCCGAGGTCGAAGCACTGAAGCCGCATGTATGGGAGGACCTCCGCGCAGGGGGCGCACAGGTCGAGATCCGCCGCGGAGAGGTCGACGACCCGCTTACCGGCGTCATCCGCATTCGTCGCGACGGCGAATCCCCGATCGACGTCGTCATCGGAAACCACCCGTGGCAGCGGCGAATCGTCGAGCGGGCAGTGCGGCAGAAGATCCACGGCACCTCGGCGCCCGTCGCGACGCGTTACGACCTGATTCTTCTCAAGCTCTATGCCGGCTCGCCGCAGGATCGCTGGGACATCGCGCGGCTGATCGACGAGTCTTCCGACCCTCGGCTCGTCGGCCAGGTCGAGCAGGAGCTCACGGACCTGCCCGCCGAGTGCGCGGGAATCTGGCAGAGCATCGTCGAATCGCGCAACTGA